In Trichocoleus desertorum ATA4-8-CV12, the following proteins share a genomic window:
- a CDS encoding restriction endonuclease subunit R, with translation MVQTIRAESLNLHDVEAKFGLQLTVEPQFFTEWSEELLEISASEKQALDRVKASYLNLAKYPMLENTVKMVVLSPLLDLAGFYLPPFRVTSEESVQVTAEDEGVLVQGRIDVLVLQEQLWVLAIESKRTTFSVSLALPQLLAYLLSNPSSTKPAFGLITNGSDFIFVKLAQQATPQYALSRIFSLLNPGNDLYGVLSTLKRLAQLAT, from the coding sequence ATGGTCCAGACAATTCGAGCTGAAAGCCTTAATCTCCATGACGTAGAGGCGAAGTTCGGGTTGCAGCTCACAGTAGAGCCGCAATTTTTTACCGAGTGGTCAGAGGAGCTTCTAGAAATTTCAGCTTCAGAAAAACAAGCGCTAGACCGAGTGAAGGCGAGCTATCTCAATCTGGCTAAGTATCCCATGCTAGAAAACACCGTCAAAATGGTGGTGCTGTCTCCCTTGCTAGACTTAGCTGGTTTCTACCTACCACCCTTTCGCGTGACATCAGAGGAATCGGTCCAAGTCACTGCCGAAGATGAAGGAGTGCTGGTTCAGGGACGCATAGATGTATTGGTATTGCAAGAGCAGTTGTGGGTGCTAGCCATTGAGTCCAAACGAACTACCTTTTCTGTTTCTCTAGCTCTGCCGCAGCTCCTAGCCTATCTGCTGAGCAACCCAAGCTCTACTAAACCTGCTTTTGGCTTAATTACCAATGGCAGTGACTTCATCTTTGTCAAACTGGCCCAACAAGCCACGCCTCAGTACGCTCTCTCCAGGATCTTCTCTCTACTCAATCCAGGCAACGATTTATATGGCGTTTTGAGTACTTTAAAGCGATTGGCTCAACTGGCTACTTAG
- the obgE gene encoding GTPase ObgE — protein MQFIDQAEIQVQAGNGGDGLVAFRREKYVPAGGPSGGNGGRGGSVILKADPNLQTLLDFRYAHIFKAEDGERGGRSNRTGASGEDRIIEVPCGTVIYDAVTDEVLGDLITPEQTFCAAQGGKGGLGNKHFLSNHNRAPERALPGLPGESRLLRLELKLLAEVGIIGLPNAGKSTLISVLSAARPKIANYPFTTLVPNLGVVRKPTGDGTVFADIPGLIEGAHLGTGLGHDFLRHIERTRLLLHLIDSTAEDPIATYQTIQDELHAYGRGLGDRLQIIALNKIDAIQNQEEATQTLETVAAQLREISQAPVFLISAVAHIGLEPLLQEIWQTLDQMTAMEAASLSDSVSEHPSDDLSENFSETLSESLIAD, from the coding sequence ATGCAATTCATTGATCAGGCAGAAATTCAAGTTCAAGCTGGTAACGGCGGTGATGGTTTAGTCGCCTTCCGGCGTGAAAAGTATGTGCCCGCAGGGGGACCATCGGGCGGCAACGGTGGCAGAGGCGGCTCCGTGATTCTAAAGGCAGACCCGAACTTGCAAACTCTGCTTGACTTTAGATATGCGCACATCTTTAAAGCGGAAGATGGCGAACGGGGTGGCCGCAGTAACCGAACTGGAGCATCGGGAGAGGACAGGATCATTGAAGTACCTTGCGGCACGGTGATTTACGATGCGGTAACGGATGAAGTATTAGGCGACTTGATTACACCTGAGCAAACCTTTTGTGCTGCCCAAGGTGGCAAAGGGGGGCTAGGTAACAAGCACTTTCTCAGCAACCATAACCGTGCTCCCGAACGAGCTTTACCAGGTTTACCTGGCGAATCCCGCCTGTTACGGTTGGAGCTAAAGCTGCTAGCGGAAGTAGGAATCATTGGTTTACCCAATGCAGGCAAGTCTACTTTGATTTCGGTTTTATCTGCTGCCCGACCCAAAATTGCCAATTATCCCTTTACTACTTTGGTGCCTAACTTAGGAGTCGTCCGTAAACCAACGGGAGATGGCACTGTGTTTGCCGATATCCCTGGGTTGATTGAAGGAGCGCATCTAGGCACAGGTTTGGGCCACGACTTCTTACGCCATATTGAGCGGACTCGACTTTTGTTACACCTGATTGACAGCACCGCAGAAGATCCGATCGCGACTTATCAGACCATTCAGGATGAGTTACACGCCTACGGTCGAGGGTTAGGTGATCGTCTACAAATCATTGCCCTCAATAAGATCGACGCCATCCAAAACCAGGAAGAAGCCACACAAACCTTGGAGACGGTTGCAGCTCAGTTAAGAGAAATCAGTCAAGCACCTGTGTTTCTAATTTCTGCCGTAGCTCATATTGGTCTAGAGCCATTGTTGCAGGAGATTTGGCAAACTCTAGACCAAATGACGGCTATGGAAGCAGCAAGTCTCTCAGACAGCGTATCTGAGCATCCCTCAGACGATCTCTCTGAGAACTTCTCTGAGACTCTCTCTGAAAGCCTTATTGCTGATTAA
- a CDS encoding class A beta-lactamase-related serine hydrolase — protein MAELKRKAAQRSQLRRSVSPLLYGTRLLILGLGIGVIAGTLLSTLDPSRFMAGASQTAINAKSPTEQQAKLGNSAKPPMPLKLSQESAPLKAEIQGLTRQTSGLTPGVFLIDLDTSTYVDLNGTAVFPAASTIKVPVLVAFFQDVDAGKIRLDEPLTMKPELIGSGSGDMQYQPPGTKFSALETADRMITISDNTATNMLIARLGGVAALNQRFQSWGLTATVIHNALPDLQGTNTTSPRDLATLMAWVNQGDLVSMRSRDRMLDIMRRTVTDTLLPRGLGEGATIAHKTGDIGSLIGDVGLIDMPNGKRYVITALVKRPFNDGQASELIRQISRVTYNNLSQAGGAVNGTVPGVNIPPGAGMAMPNPPVNMPQGNPTSAPGAPGQFRSMPPTAPGTFNQAPGFNQQ, from the coding sequence CTGCGGCGATCAGTTTCACCATTGTTGTATGGCACTCGACTATTGATCTTGGGCTTAGGCATTGGGGTGATTGCTGGAACTTTGCTCTCCACCTTAGACCCCAGCCGCTTTATGGCTGGAGCCTCCCAAACTGCGATCAATGCTAAAAGCCCAACTGAGCAACAGGCAAAACTGGGTAACTCAGCTAAACCCCCTATGCCGTTGAAGTTAAGCCAAGAATCTGCCCCCCTCAAGGCCGAGATTCAAGGGCTGACCAGACAAACCTCTGGTTTAACTCCAGGCGTATTTCTGATCGATCTGGATACATCAACTTACGTAGACCTGAATGGAACTGCCGTCTTTCCGGCTGCTAGCACGATCAAAGTTCCAGTTTTAGTGGCCTTCTTTCAAGATGTAGATGCTGGCAAAATTCGCCTAGATGAGCCGCTGACGATGAAGCCTGAGTTAATTGGCTCCGGGTCAGGCGATATGCAGTACCAACCTCCAGGCACAAAATTCAGTGCCCTAGAAACTGCCGACAGAATGATTACTATTAGCGACAATACAGCGACCAACATGCTGATTGCTCGCCTGGGTGGAGTGGCTGCCCTCAACCAACGCTTTCAATCTTGGGGCCTCACCGCAACAGTGATTCACAATGCCCTGCCTGATCTCCAAGGCACCAATACAACCAGTCCTAGAGATTTAGCCACCTTGATGGCCTGGGTGAATCAGGGAGATTTGGTGTCGATGCGATCGCGCGATCGGATGCTGGATATTATGCGGCGCACCGTTACGGATACCCTACTGCCACGCGGTCTAGGAGAAGGCGCGACCATTGCTCATAAAACTGGAGATATTGGTTCTCTGATTGGAGATGTCGGTTTAATTGACATGCCCAATGGTAAGCGCTATGTCATTACTGCTTTGGTCAAACGTCCCTTCAACGATGGGCAAGCCTCAGAGTTAATTCGCCAAATTTCCCGCGTGACCTACAACAATCTCAGCCAAGCTGGGGGAGCTGTAAATGGGACTGTGCCAGGGGTCAACATTCCTCCAGGTGCAGGCATGGCTATGCCCAATCCGCCTGTAAACATGCCCCAGGGAAATCCCACTAGTGCTCCAGGTGCTCCAGGTCAATTTCGCTCAATGCCTCCCACTGCGCCAGGCACGTTTAACCAGGCACCTGGGTTTAATCAGCAATAA